The proteins below come from a single Dendropsophus ebraccatus isolate aDenEbr1 chromosome 15, aDenEbr1.pat, whole genome shotgun sequence genomic window:
- the LOC138774323 gene encoding ankyrin repeat domain-containing protein 9-like codes for MQRLYDGGRPPSLRYHHPLGKSVNIPYCSSLTGEAAAVAEGDMCSNQVSLQDEQCKFYSYMFYQAVRDQEPVWKLEEIRTMEYFHWDEEASMRCYSPSDALMYAVVHNHLRYAQYLLANFPEEALKVPGIKFCCCPPSAPHLALAVTYDRRDILIMIIKMSHKLPSLNSYINRASCFHLSDGKTPLHLACELLSAETVLILLGNGASPKIMDRKGETPLDVILEQLWSSKVNVDSKKLCLYYLLLFTPSLNFKMRKILQDNPEFWNPLLGEDKFNYLVGNTPATLYLLSMQKVLRCLPPSLFPQSIQALPIPHALKPLPGSG; via the coding sequence ATGCAACGACTGTATGACGGTGGGAGACCCCCCTCTCTACGTTACCACCACCCTTTAGGAAAATCAGTGAATATTCCTTATTGTTCCAGCCTTACCGGTGAGGCGGCGGCGGTGGCAGAAGGAGACATGTGCAGCAACCAAGTCAGCCTGCAAGATGAGCAATGCAAATTCTATTCCTACATGTTCTACCAGGCGGTGCGGGACCAGGAGCCGGTGTGGAAACTGGAGGAGATCAGGACTATGGAATATTTCCACTGGGATGAGGAGGCTAGCATGAGGTGCTACTCTCCCTCTGACGCCCTGATGTACGCCGTGGTGCACAACCACCTGCGTTACGCCCAGTATCTGCTCGCTAACTTCCCGGAGGAAGCTCTGAAGGTGCCGGGAATCAAGTTCTGCTGCTGTCCTCCCTCGGCCCCGCACTTGGCCCTGGCTGTCACCTATGACAGACGAGACATCTTGATTATGATTATTAAGATGTCCCACAAGCTGCCCAGTCTAAACTCCTACATCAACAGGGCCAGCTGCTTCCATCTGTCCGACGGCAAGACCCCCCTCCACCTGGCCTGTGAGCTACTGAGCGCGGAAACTGTCCTCATCCTGCTGGGCAACGGGGCATCCCCAAAAATCATGGACCGGAAGGGGGAGACTCCATTGGATGTCATATTGGAGCAACTATGGAGCTCGAAGGTCAACGTGGACTCAAAAAAACTCTGCTTGTATTATCTACTACTTTTTACCCCTTCCCTGAACTTCAAGATGAGGAAGATCCTTCAAGATAATCCAGAGTTTTGGAATCCTTTACTAGGAGAGGACAAATTCAATTACTTGGTGGGGAATACACCTGCCACGTTGTATCTTCTATCTATGCAGAAAGTCTTGCGGTGTCTCCCTCCATCACTCTTCCCACAGAGCATTCAGGCTCTACCTATACCTCACGCATTAAAGCCATTGCCCGGGTCGGGGTAA
- the LOC138774009 gene encoding ankyrin repeat domain-containing protein 9-like encodes MEEDHRAPHHPSDMFHWAIKNHEPVSKLENLRAEVYFDWEEDPEDQSYSPSDALLYAIIYNHIPYAQHLLLHFPEESIKVPGSKCDQRPHYSFHLGLAVIYNCREILIMIIETSQRDPLLRSYINLDNYFYSMDGKTPLHLACELLRSDLILILLCHGATSRTDIAGRTPMDILLTQLWSSGDNMKLKMQCLHHLLLFAPPGRLQMRKNLRDNWEYWGELLGEDIYTYLLGENVLTLSLISMKKVVQQLAPSTLWISIQRLPIPHNLKNNFTLDY; translated from the coding sequence ATGGAGGAAGACCACCGTGCTCCCCACCATCCATCAGACATGTTCCATTGGGCCATTAAGAACCATGAGCCAGTGTCAAAGCTAGAGAACCTAAGAGCTGAAGTCTATTTTGACTGGGAGGAAGACCCTGAAGACCAGAGCTACTCACCATCTGACGCCCTCTTATACGCCATAATTTACAACCATATCCCCTACGCTCAACACCTTTTGTTGCATTTCCCAGAAGAATCAATCAAAGTTCCGGGATCAAAATGCGACCAACGTCCACATTACTCCTTTCACCTGGGTCTGGCTGTCATCTACAATTGCCGGGAAATCCTTATCATGATCATCGAGACCAGTCAAAGAGACCCCCTGCTCCGATCCTACATAAACCTGGACAATTACTTCTATTCGAtggatgggaaaacccctttgcATCTGGCCTGTGAGCTACTGAGGTCGGACCTCATCCTAATATTGTTATGCCACGGGGCGACATCAAGGACCGATATCGCGGGACGGACGCCGATGGATATTCTATTGACCCAACTATGGAGCTCAGGGGACAACATGAAGCTTAAGATGCAGTGTTTACATCACCTTCTGCTCTTTGCACCCCCAGGAAGATTACAGATGAGGAAAAACTTGCGGGATAACTGGGAATACTGGGGGGAGCTACTGGGAGAGGATATTTATACCTATCTGCTGGGGGAAAATGTGCTCACATTGAGTTTGATATCCATGAAGAAGGTTGTGCAGCAGTTGGCACCATCAACATTATGGATATCTATTCAAAGGCTTCCCATCCCTCATAACTTAAAGAATAACTTCACTCTTGATTACTAG